aaaaaactagctgggcgaggtggcgggtgcctgtagtcccagctacttgggaggctgaggcaggagaatggcgtaaacctgggaggcggagcttgcagtgagctgagatccggccactgcactccagcctgggcgacagagcgagactccgtctcaaaaaaaaaaaaaaaaaagacagttcgATTACTGAAGGTTCCAGGATgatctgttctttttaaaattaggaatgaTGCTTACCATGTATTTGCTTCTTATGAAAAGAGAAATGGGTAGAATTACAGACATCTGGGTAAGAAGCTTACATAATCCCTGTGAACAACTGTAGGAGAATGTGAAGGTGGAAAAAGGTCTTTGATACTAGAGTTAGAATTCCTATTCAGTAGGAATTGATTGTGCACGGGGGGAGATCAGTTCTGGTGCTCATCTTGTGGTATAATAATGTAAGGGTGAAATGAAaggattattaaaaaataatccagATGATACCAGTACACTCAGCCCAGTGCAATACGAATTAGTGTATTTTGGTATGAAATACTTGTTAATAGACATAGCAGTTTTTGGTTATAGACTCTTCTGGTACTTGGTAGTATGGGCTTGTACATACATAAAACTAGGCCCCTAAGATTTTTGGTAACTACATGTCTCCAGTTTGTTGGAACTGTCATGCTATCTTTATCAGTTTCCAAAGGAACGTTTAACGTTAGTGGGGTCCAAAGTAGTCTTCCTGATCATGTATGCAAGACTCCATGACCAAGCTCCCAGATGATCCAGGTTAGTGAGCTGCACATCCAGGAAGACAGAGCAGCCATTCCTACCTCCCAGTAATTTCCCGcctttttccttttacttcatTTTCCTCAGAGGATAATGGTCTTTCTATAGAAAACCTAATCCTTAACCTAGAAACTATGATTTGaaataagtgaaagaaacaaCGAACAGTCCTCCCAGTAGCTTTCTATCTCCTGCAAAAAAGTTTTGGATCGTGTTTCTTatagatttataaaatgtttattaaataacaGTAGTTTACCAATAGTTTTTTTTGGCATGTGTAGGGGAAGTCATATTTAGCTTTCAAATGCCAAATTTATGTGTAAACACTAAGTATAATACGAAACTCATTTGACTTGAATGGAACCTTAGATCCCAGGTTTTACTCATTCACTTATGTCACCCTGGGCAGCTTCACTTAACTAGCCAGAGTGTGATCTGTGTAAGTGATGTAGTCCCTTTAGGAAAAAACATACCATGTAAGTCTtcaatactactttattttcaCAGATTAGGTGAATCTTGttaatttattatagaaataagAATTCTTGCTGTCTTTATGTGTTACAGTAGTCTTGGGTTGGGAAAATCTGTTGGTCTGATTTCTACTTAAGAATGAATGTCTAAGATTTTCAAACAGCAAAAGCTCACAATAATTAAGTTTCTGTGTTCTTGATATTCTTCTGCTATTATCAGTCTTAGACCACTCCAGagttcttctttattttcttttcctttcggTCAAATAGTAGAAAAATGTGACTTGCTGCTGAGCCCTGCTCTTCACACCTGCTTGCCTTTACTCAGCTAGTATTTATTTCAAGAGATGATTCCTGCCTAGGTCATCACCAATGGGGAAGGTTAATCTTTCATTTTTCCCACAGAAACCTGAATAAGGGAAATTTCAGAAAAGAACAGCCACAAATCTGTTTGAAACCTGATAGGGtgacttttggtttttgttttgtttaaggacagtttctgtttttttattgaaatgaaaatcaTGCAAATGATCATTTTAAACTGGACATAAGGGAAAGGGCTCGTTTTAgcatagataaaataaaaaatgaaacaggaagCATAATTTTTATGGATTATtagatttagaaagaaataatagagttCATCTAGTCCAACCTCCTACTGGTGAGTAAACACTCATTTTGTGTTTatagaaaaaactatttgaagTTGGAAACAGGAATTTGGGTTTGAAAATGCTTTGTTGCCTAATTATCTTTTGCTTTATctactgtagattttttttccctactcaCTGAAGTTATATCTAAGTAAAGCTTTATATctataaagacttaaatatatttttgtatttatgaatTAGAGCCTTCATGGTGTTTTATATGATCAAATCAATCATACATAGGAGGGGAATGTTTTTACTTAGGTTGCTAGAAGTCATTTAGATGAATCACTGTTTGATTATTATGAGgacaattttaaagtaaataaaattttgcatCTCCTTGCAATGCAAAATACCACCCTGCAGATTCCATTTGGGCTGGAGCTAATCTGATCACCTTTTGCCACAAATATATGAACATATGTATGTGTTTGGGTGTCATGTTGAAATGCTTTTAGGTTTATATATAAATCTGTACTTTGTTGCTTTTCTCGTTAATTTTTGTTCTTAGTTGTTAAAAATTAAGGAGGTAATACTTACTCAAGTTTCATAGTATAAAGAACCAAATGAATGATCTTTGTTGTCTTGAAAAAATCCCAGCTTTTAAAGGATATTCACTAAGTATAGTGAAGTCATCATTCCACCCAGGGAGCTAGGTTTGAAACTAAACTGTTGCTTCAATTTGCAGATGAAAATGAGAGATTAATGGTTGATTTTCTTGGAGTTCAGTTGTGTTAAACTTCACTGTCCATTTTGCCTTCATTACTAGTATCATATCACATTCTTATAAATTCACCAGCAACATTTCTGTATAAGTGTCTGTCAAGTTGAGTTACATTGATTTCAGCAGGTAACAAACTTTGTAATACAGTGTTATATTTCCAGAATGTGTATTGTTAGCTCAGCCATTTTTATGTGGGCATAGGCATGATTACCATGATGTAATCAGAGAGCTGTAATTagcattgaaaaaagaaaacataagataCAGTGAAGAAAAAGTAGCTGCATAACTGGCTGGGtgtatttaatacattaaaaaatggatAAGTCTTATTCTGTCAGTCCTGTCTCAGAGATCTGAAAATTGTCAATGCTTTGTCCATTGATGCGGATATCCAGGTCAGTCCTGTTTGGGCTTTTAGAAACCAGAGGAGTTGGAAATTCAGGGACAGTCTTGTCAAAATTCTCCATCTTGATTTGATATTCACCTTTGGAACCTCGGGTCAACAGAGATGCAAAACAGTGATGTAACATGATCTCAGAGGGTAGGTAGGATGTCCTCCTTTGGCATATTTCTCCAGTACCCTCCTGCATTGCTGAAAGGAATACAACTAATTCAAAGTGGGAAGGATTTTCATGCTGGAGCAGAGTAGCCAGAGGACTTGATGGTGTAATGGAGTGATAGTAGGTTAGTGGAAAGATAAAGAATGGACATTCCTCAGAACTGATGCCATCAAGGTGGAAATCTACACTGGTCTGGTAGAGTTTgccattttctctttcctgatagAGTACAGCTGAGACCCGGACACTGGTTAGAGGGCTAGGTCGGGTGTTGGCCACTTGGAAGATAAGATTAGGTTTGCCATCTATGTGAGCTACTACTGCCGTGTCAGTAAAGCGAATTGAGAAAGCTCGATTTTTTGGCCGGGCAATCTTCGCCACAAAGGCACctaaataagaaattattgaattttttttagcatgaagacTTTAAACATCAATACTTTTTCTGAATGAGAAGGGTATATCAACTATTTACACATTTCTTGGTGCCATGCCTTTCAGTGAGTCAGGAATTGAAGTCATTGTTAATTTGGTTAGTCTTATTTGCCTGAAGcatttttcaaagtatatttctgtttaaaaaccatgatttcaaaatgaataagcaaaatgatTTTGTTACAGAGAAATGTAAAACTTCGTCCTCTAGTGTCTTACCAAGTCAAAGAAGTGGTCACTTCCTATATTCCTGCCCGTGCTTaagaaaaagtaatagaaaataaatgcaacttGGCTACAGCCAGATTAAGTTGAAGTAGAGACTAGGTTCAGAGTAGaatgatttgggatggagagggGACCAGTAGAATGAATgatgttttggctgggcacggtggctaacgcctgtaatcccagcactttgggaggctgaggcgggcgggtcacttgaggtcaggagtttgagaccagcctggccaacatgatgaaaccctttctctactaataatacaaaaattagctgggtctggtggcgcatgcctgtaatccagctactcaggaggctgaggcaggagattgcagAGAGCCAAGTTTGTACTgtacagctgcactccagcctgggcaacagagcaagactccatctcaaaaaaaaaaaagagggatactttgaagaatttttaaactttgaaacGTACCTTTTCTGGGGCAAGGGAGGACTGACTATCAGGTAATTTCAGTGCACCTTTCAGGTGTATCTTCCTTGTGCCCTAAACTATAGATAAGAGTGTCTTAATCAGTTTTGTGCCACAGATTTTGTTGACAGGCTGTTGGTAAGGTCTAAGAAGTAAGTACTTATCAGAATTACGTTTTAAGTGCTTACAATATAAAAGAAACCAAATTATTGAAATTCAGTTGAACATTTAAGAAATGATACTATAGTACCATATGTACCTTACTGATACATTAAATAACAGTCTAGTGGTGGGTTTATTACTGTGATTTTGAAGTATTCTGGTTTGATATgacaaaatatttatgatttctgTTTGAATCAAAGCTAGTAATACTGCTGATGATACTGTTTTTTGTTGCCTGTAGGAAATGCCAAGTTTCAATTAGTGGTTTGTGCCAAGAGATATAAGTTTTTCCCATCTAAGTTTATAAACCCCCTTAATTGTATCCAAAGAACTGACCCAGTGTAGGAACTCTTGTTGTAGAAGTTTGTGATTTGCGGGTTATAGAGCTGGTTGGTAGCACATTGGGATTTCATTCCAGATCATTCTGCATACGGCCCAATGCTTACCTTCTCAGATTATTATTGAATAGTATATTAAAgccaagttttcttttaaaagtatgtatgtCACATAAAAGGGGCACTAGTCCTTCTTTAAAGGAAAGAGTGTTCTGTGTTCATGAGCAAAATTTCATAATCTTTGTGGACAtatttccagtgcattttgctaAGAATGTGTGTACGTAACTTGTTCTCTAACATATAATGCTGACTGTGGTGTTCTGGGCTCACTGGCATGAAGTAAATGTTGAAAAGATGAACTCATA
This region of Theropithecus gelada isolate Dixy chromosome 12, Tgel_1.0, whole genome shotgun sequence genomic DNA includes:
- the KCNJ13 gene encoding inward rectifier potassium channel 13 isoform X1, with the translated sequence MDSSNCKVIAPLLSQRYQRMVTKDGHSTLQMDGAQRGLAYLRDAWGILMDMRWRWMMLVFSASFVVHWLVFAVLWYVLAEMNGDLELDHDAPPENHTICVKYITSFTAAFSFSLETQLTIGYGTMFPSGDCPSAIALLAIQMLLGLMLEAFITGAFVAKIARPKNRAFSIRFTDTAVVAHIDGKPNLIFQVANTRPSPLTSVRVSAVLYQERENGKLYQTSVDFHLDGISSEECPFFIFPLTYYHSITPSSPLATLLQHENPSHFELVVFLSAMQEGTGEICQRRTSYLPSEIMLHHCFASLLTRGSKGEYQIKMENFDKTVPEFPTPLVSKSPNRTDLDIRINGQSIDNFQISETGLTE
- the KCNJ13 gene encoding inward rectifier potassium channel 13 isoform X2 → MNGDLELDHDAPPENHTICVKYITSFTAAFSFSLETQLTIGYGTMFPSGDCPSAIALLAIQMLLGLMLEAFITGAFVAKIARPKNRAFSIRFTDTAVVAHIDGKPNLIFQVANTRPSPLTSVRVSAVLYQERENGKLYQTSVDFHLDGISSEECPFFIFPLTYYHSITPSSPLATLLQHENPSHFELVVFLSAMQEGTGEICQRRTSYLPSEIMLHHCFASLLTRGSKGEYQIKMENFDKTVPEFPTPLVSKSPNRTDLDIRINGQSIDNFQISETGLTE